The DNA sequence TTTTTCGTGTcctaaaagcattttttttttccgatacACCTCTTTATGTCCAAAAAATAGCTTATTCCGAAAAACTGTCACATCTAAAAATTGCAATAATTCATAGATAGtaagaaattaatataaaattCGAGATAATTCATAGTTCTAAAGCATTTCCCTTTAGGTTCTGTTCATGCctctcatttcctttttttgcgtGCCTTTCTCACCACAAGaattggtccttttttttttaaggctttTCTTGCTTGCTTTGTCCAGAACATCACATATATTTTACAGGTGATTCTCGGCCAAGCAACATGCAACTTTAATTAAGTTCAAGACCCCTCCGCGTAAGTTCATTAGCACCGGTCCAATTAAAATGTTCTAAACATGCaaatgcaatttaatttttgtttgggGTTGGGGtctattcctaattttttatgcaatgaATGTCTAAATGGGTCGTCAAAATTTAGATATCAACAGATAGCAATCTGTCAATCTCTCTTAGGGATCTTGCCTCGAAAGGACAGCCAAATAGACTGCCGTCAAATCTGGAGTTGAAAAGGTCAAATTTTTGCATCTCCTTGATTTAGCTAGGTTGTATTCGACTTTATCGAACATATCATTTATCGAATATATCCCATTAGAACACTACATCAAAAGTTGAATAGATAGACAATAACTTATATTATCTTGACATTCTGTATTCATCCTGAACGTTGCTTAATAATTATGGTTTTAGGACAAGTTAATCAATGATATAATCGAAGTTGGATCAATGCAGGATCTTATAGAATGCAACTATTTCAAGAAATGTAATTAGCGCCAAGTCAATTAATCTTTATACCCCACACAAAGTTGGACCAATGCATCAGCCACTTCCTCTAactctccctctcctttcttcctaatgctGTCACTCATTTCTTTTGCCTTCTTCCTCACACCCTCTCCTGCTTTCTCCACCACCACATCTCTGATCACCTTCGCTATCTCCAGTCTCTCAAGATCTCCGCTCTCATTTCTCTTCACCTCCAATCTGACCCCGACCTCGCCAACCATCCGGGTGTTCATCGGCTGATCGAATTGCATCGGCATCGCGATGATCGGGACCCCGGACTTCATGCTCTCCATGACAGAGCCCCATCCGCAATGACTCACGAACCCACCAGTACTTGGATGCTCCAGAATCTTTCCTTGTGGTGCCCATCCATCTATCACCAGACCCCTACCTCTAACTCTTTCCAAGAACCCCTCGGGCAATGCCTCTTCAAGCTCCATGCTCTCTCCTACTGGAAACCTAATGACCCAAAGGAAGTTGACATTGCTAAGCTCCAATCCAGAAGcaatctcttctctttctttctcggtgagaaaatattcagtgccAAATGACAATAAAACAGTAGATGATTTTTCTCTCTTGTCAAGCCACTCAATGATGTTGTCTCCATCTTCTGTGTTGCTAGGCTCTTCCACAAGTGGACCAACAGGCACCACTTTCTTCCCCGAGAAACTTGAGAGATAATCCATGTACTTCCCTTCCAGCTGTCTAAAGGTCTTCAACAAGATGAAGTTGGAGGACCTCTCAACACTCCGTGGAGCCCCATCCTTCCCGCCGTCCTGGGCGTCTTCCGCCGCCTTAATGATTTTCGCAAGCTCGTAATCGTGGAGGAAAATTGCCTCAAACGGGAACTCGTTGCAGGTGTTCTTGAGCACATGGAGAATAAACGAAAGCAGTGCCGCACCGATAATGGAAAAGCAGACCGCCGGCAAGCCGTGAGATTTCGCTACCTCCGGCGCCCACGGTTGGAGAACTTCGTAGAGGAGCAGATCGGGGCCGATGCTATTGACAATGTCAGAGAAGCCGGGCCTCGCCATGTCAAAGGCCACTTGGAGGGTTTTCATGAGGTGGGGAGGCAAGCCTTTGGTTGTGTGGTAATGGGGAGGGAGGTCAGGCAGAGATGGGAGGTGAAGCTCGACGAGCTCAATGGAGGAAGAATGTTTCTCGGAAATCTTGGGTTTGATGGAGCTAAGATTTACAGGAGTGGAACACAGGTAAACGTGGAAGTTTCTCGTGGAGAGCCTCTTTGCTAGCTCTAGAAATGGTGATATGTGACCATGAGCAAGCCATGGCAACATCAGAACTTTGATGGATCTCTGCATATTGTCCGTACTTATGTCAAatctctctcttgtttcttcTCCCTTAGCCATCCATGTTACGGTTATATCTAGGCAGTGGAAAGAAAACACGAGACCGCTAGATAGGGAATTCGAGTGATCTTGTCAAGACAAGGGCAGGATGACTGCGACATAGATTTAGAATGTGTGCTGTCGCTTTAAGGACACTACAATTGTCACATTTTTTATACGGTGcccatttaatttttaatttttggattggaACGGTGCTTCCTTCATTACCATAACTTTTTATAATCACATGAGGCTCATAGTTTATGTACAATACTCTTGAGTGACATATTCgattttataaacttttcaatcgataATTTAGGTACggtaactttttaaaaatgtttattATAAATGTTATGTCAAATTAGATTTTTGGCTTttggatgaacttttttaacATATTATGACACTCAGTGGTCGATGGAAAGTGATGACATGAGCGTCTGTTCAGAAGTCTTGGAACGTagagattttagaaaaataattataatattCAAAGTGACATTTTAGCATTTCTGGATTTGACATCATGGATGACGCATGTATCCTTGCCTCGATTACAATAGCTATCTATCTTGTCGTTGAAAGGGAAAAGCCAAGTTGAAGGTGGAATCCAATTTGGCACTTGTAGATTTGTCGTCATGGATGACGCATGTATAAGTTGTAACTGAGGCCACAACTAAAAACTCTAGTTTTTGGAAAAACATTGTGGCACGAAAAAAGAATTGATTCAAAACACTACAAGAACGTGATAAACATTGACAATGTGAAATTCACAatatattgttttttcttttaattttatccttgttaaactttcataattctataaagaaaaattctttCATGACAGTCCGATAATACtatcggttattttttaccgtagatccacacaccatcacagcgtgttttacataaagcGCTCATTAATTTAAAAATCGTATGATCGGAAATAATGACAATACTGTCGATTTGTTAAGAGTAGCAATTCCCTTCTATAAATACCCTTTCCTCATAGAGGCCATCGACGAGGCTAGATTTAGCCATAGATGAGGCCAAATCTGATTGCCAGCGAGGCCTTGTCTAAGGCCCCCAGGCACTGTGAGGGTTTGGGATACTTCTAAATTTACAAAGGATTAACATTTAAGTTaaaaaccttaccaaaaaaaaattaatttaaccttacaaaaaaaaaaaaacatttaagttAAAATTTCTTTGCAATGCCCctttaaattataaattatcaaacatttaagttaaaaaaacatttgtatttaaaaaaaaaatacttcttcaACCTAAAATCTTtgtattttttggaaaaaaaatttccaaaatccaaCCAAACACATCTATAAAGAGAACTACCCAGTACCCACCTAGGAGATGGACAGTACGATGGGACTTGTAACTTCATCGTCATCGTGACAGCTCATGAAGATGGCTAGCAGACAAATCTAATTAATCGTAgccaactttttttgtttggtcgataATTGTAGCCACCGCAGGAGTCCTCTTGAAGATCGAGGCGTCAACGTCAGTAGCCAATGTTGGTGCCCAAAAACAAAACTAACTGTTGAAAACCATCAACATATAGGATCGTACATGTTGTATCATCGCGAACGTAATAAATAGTTTACGGAAGCATACCTGAATCCATAATGCCAAATTGTTCTTCAGAGTCGTGTAGTTGGCCTTCCAGATCAACACGTACGTAATTCTCGGAGAACCCTTTAAACTTCTCTAAGCACTCTCTCTATTGATGGGATGTAGAAAGAATAAACGTTACGTTTGATCTAGGGACCATAACCACCTTTTATAGATAACTTATCTATTACCTTTTGGGATTCCTCTTGAAGACAACAGATAAGATAACTTATCTCTTATCCTTCGGTATAAGTCCTTTGATATTCCCATTGTAAATAACAGTTATCATCTTTTGGTGTTTCAATGTTATCCcatcataaaaattgaaaccgCCACTTTAGTCTCTACACATTAAAGGATCACATCCTATCGGATACATTAAAGCCCATAATAACTTTATCCTCAAATATCACTTTTATCAAGGGCTTAACTTTATATGACAGTATGCATCACATAATTATTCACATATTAGCCCAATATTGGATAAATGATCCAACAGCCAATTGGTAGCGGACTCTACTGCTACGATTGCAACTTGATGATGTAGAGTGAAACGCGGCAATAGGAACTGACGAAACAATCCGCAAGTTCAGAGAGGACTCTCTCCGTGCGATTACCAAACTCAATCACGAGGaagattaacaaaataaaatttaaaatttattacactttgaTCATTTTAatcgtaatttttttaatttgtcaattaaattataaatattttcacacaTTATCAAATGAGTTTATCTGGCcaattttaattagaaattGCTCATGTGGACACCGATTGTCTTATATCTCACGATCGGgaccgacgtgaataatttttattaataatttaaattttttatagcTGAATTTTATCAAACTAAAGCCGTGTATTGATATGAAGTGGAGAGCTAAACTatgaaaacaatcacaataatTAAACTAGGAAATTCTAACTAATTGGTAACTATTGCCCCGTTATTCGAACAAAATCAACCAAGATCCTAGAAATTGATAACCAATTGATAAATTCAAATGGTCAAACGCCATCCGTCACTACTCCACAAAGCTTCACAAGCACATCTTCCACTTCATCAATCTCTTCATCTCCTTCGTTGCTAATGGTTACGCTCACTTCTATGACTTTGTTCCTCACACTCTCCCCACCTTCCTTCACGACAGCACCCTTGATCACCTTGgcaatctcctctctctctagctctattcCCCATCACCTCTTATCCGACCTTGACGTCCACGACCAACCTCGTGTTGAGCGACCGGTTGAGATTCATCGGCATAGTGATGATCGGGACTCTTAACTTCATGCCCTCCATGATCATactgttgcgcggaacaagcaatcgaacaataaaatagacagaacaagaaaataaatcggacactagatgtacatggttcggtcgtagagacctacgtccacgggaagagcaacaacaaattccactatagaacgagcgatacacggagattacaaaccacactcgagtcactcaaacactctcggtgttttccaaactccaattacattcaagaatacacacagtgtttagccttcaattcctaacgaaataatctctcaatctcgcaaaggaattacacaaatctaacctcaagatttaatcggcttcgacacttgaattcttgatgtaattccacggaataaactccacgagcaagcactcgacaaaCGGTGCTTCAAAGAAGTCTTCACATCAACTACGatgcaagagaaaaaaaataaaccatTGAGAGTTGATATATATACGCCACCACCAAAAGGAGTCCCACGTCGGTCAATGATAGAAGTCCACGTTGATTCGTATGGACAAAGAAGAAATATCTCTTTGACTCGTACATGAAAAGTTGAACAAATCGACTCCGACTCCCACGCATCTATCTTtgcttgaaatttgaaattctagATCTTTTGGATAAAGATTAATAACAACTTTTCCTTCTCATGGTCAAAGTCCAACTCCACCTTGGATTCAAAGtgcaaaaaattaattcgatCTTGAAGAAAACGACCACAAAGtctaatttggattttcttgtcCAGCACTTTGATTTAGATAAGTTTTATCCATGGCTCATACTCTAGACATATTtccaacaatctccaccttggctcgatgtttgagccAATCTCAATCACAATCGCTTCGCTATAATCCAAACTTCTCGCTACTACTTTCCCACAGCCCTAATTGGCTCAAACGCCACAGACaccatccaagtccaagccgcgcttgaacttcaCCATAACCGTgtacctcatcagaataccaaccgaacatgcaTCTTTAACTACTCTACAAGGACATtccgacacaagctccttaattgtagataaagcaaaaccattat is a window from the Rhodamnia argentea isolate NSW1041297 chromosome 8, ASM2092103v1, whole genome shotgun sequence genome containing:
- the LOC115738149 gene encoding beta-D-glucosyl crocetin beta-1,6-glucosyltransferase-like; translated protein: MQRSIKVLMLPWLAHGHISPFLELAKRLSTRNFHVYLCSTPVNLSSIKPKISEKHSSSIELVELHLPSLPDLPPHYHTTKGLPPHLMKTLQVAFDMARPGFSDIVNSIGPDLLLYEVLQPWAPEVAKSHGLPAVCFSIIGAALLSFILHVLKNTCNEFPFEAIFLHDYELAKIIKAAEDAQDGGKDGAPRSVERSSNFILLKTFRQLEGKYMDYLSSFSGKKVVPVGPLVEEPSNTEDGDNIIEWLDKREKSSTVLLSFGTEYFLTEKEREEIASGLELSNVNFLWVIRFPVGESMELEEALPEGFLERVRGRGLVIDGWAPQGKILEHPSTGGFVSHCGWGSVMESMKSGVPIIAMPMQFDQPMNTRMVGEVGVRLEVKRNESGDLERLEIAKVIRDVVVEKAGEGVRKKAKEMSDSIRKKGEGELEEVADALVQLCVGYKD